A genome region from Pygocentrus nattereri isolate fPygNat1 chromosome 6, fPygNat1.pri, whole genome shotgun sequence includes the following:
- the si:ch211-167j6.3 gene encoding uncharacterized protein si:ch211-167j6.3, with amino-acid sequence METKLNDSWSCDSSDVQDLLKMLKDRTCELQSLKNRREEISQQIHLDREEMDRRTLLLLYMDEGLMDALMKLDAVKKEQQKLDQQIHELTTRSTERSKVSLSQLQKQEATLLEEENQLKLQRENLKKALEDAQKNTQKGPEFLQENQTPQTDASRNETAAKPGRKRAARR; translated from the exons ATGGAGACCAAACTAAACGACTCCTGGAGCTGCGACAGCAGCGACGTCCAG GATCTGCTGAAGATGCTGAAGGACAGAACCTGTGAGCTGCAGAGCCTGAAGAACCGGAGAGAAGAAATCAGCCAGCAGATCCACCTCGA TCGCGAGGAGATGGACCGCAggacgctgctgctgctgtacaTGGATGAAGGCCTGATGGACGCCCTGATGAAGCTGGATGCGGTGAAGAAAGAGCAACAGAAGCTGGACCAGCAGATCCATGAGCTGACCACCAG AAGCACGGAGCGGAGTAAAGTCTCTCTGAGCCAACTGCAGAAACAGGAGGCCACtctgctggaggaggagaacCAGCTGAAGCTACAGCGAGAGAACCTGAAGAAGGCGTTGGAGGACGCTCAGAAGAACACGCAGAAAG GCCCAGAGTTTCTGCAGGAGAATCAAACTCCACAAACCGACGCCTCTCGGAATGAGACTGCAGCTAAACCAGGGAGGAAAAGAGCAGCTCGCAGATAA